From Salvia splendens isolate huo1 chromosome 16, SspV2, whole genome shotgun sequence, a single genomic window includes:
- the LOC121772616 gene encoding zinc finger BED domain-containing protein RICESLEEPER 2-like, whose product MENSECLSQASNDYDSDVEMSEEECLKYSQEVKERFEDIEVQKSCRMALARMIILQELPFSSIQQQGFQMLMTEINPYFKIPTIRELGSDCVKVFLLQKEQMRKFFSSQGMGRVSITTECWASTEGLDFISVTAHCIDKEWKLHRKIISFSQLQSHSGEDVAAVVTAAVEEWGLQRVLCFTMKPENDVAIRHMKSVFDERNMVVIADGKYFHVRCVANIVTSVVCEGLAEIDMSVRRVREAMKWITAYSSRSNQFKDLAKLYKVDTERDLCVDIPTKWSSTYLMLEAALPYERVMEGFKLLSPEFVRDLSEMQDNEMQDDEMQDDDLTTIGVPRVEDWLAIKRMSGYLQKFHQFIRLVSDAKNVTAHLFFKEMCTIFSMIKRLERDEDDAKRSLATEMKTRLGKYWSEEKELNPKMNKILYIAALLDPRQKMKHVQLCLKTVYGDNRANELMEELTKSINDLFELYQKDMTLILGQTPTPATPMSDIHVPDDDDSNGSEITRYFAEELYETRASEVNHFDILQWWSSYGSCFPVLSAMARDIMAIPVSSVASKVAFNTEGRVLSEFRSSLPPRYIEALICAKNWLSSSSDSDDEDGE is encoded by the coding sequence ATGGAGAATTCTGAATGTCTTTCCCAAGCTAGCAACGACTATGATTCAGATGTTGAGATGTCAGAAGAAGAATGTCTGAAGTATTCACAAGAAGTGAAGGAGAGGTTTGAAGACATTGAGGTACAAAAATCTTGTAGAATGGCTTTAGCTAGGATGATTATCCTCCAAGAGCTTCCATTCAGCTCCATACAGCAACAAGGATTCCAGATGTTGATGACAGAAATTAATCCATATTTCAAGATCCCGACTATACGCGAACTAGGATCCGACTGCGTGAAGGTGTTCCTGCTGCAGAAGGAGCAGATGCGGAAGTTTTTCAGTTCACAAGGCATGGGAAGAGTGTCAATCACCACAGAATGCTGGGCTTCAACGGAAGGCTTGGATTTCATCTCTGTCACAGCACATTGCATCGACAAGGAATGGAAACTGCATAGGAAAATAATCAGTTTTTCGCAGCTGCAATCTCACAGTGGAGAGGATGTTGCTGCGGTTGTTACTGCTGCGGTGGAGGAGTGGGGGTTGCAGAGGGTTCTCTGCTTCACCATGAAACCGGAAAATGATGTAGCGATAAGGCACATGAAGTCGGTTTTTGATGAGAGGAATATGGTGGTTATTGCTGATGggaaatattttcatgtgcgatgtGTTGCAAACATAGTCACTTCGGTTGTGTGTGAGGGATTAGCGGAGATAGACATGTCTGTGAGACGAGTCAGAGAAGCCATGAAATGGATAACGGCTTATAGCAGCAGATCTAATCAATTCAAAGATCTTGCAAAATTGTATAAGGTTGATACTGAGAGAGATTTGTGTGTGGATATCCCGACTAAGTGGAGCTCAACTTACTTAATGCTAGAGGCAGCTTTGCCATACGAGCGGGTCATGGAAGGATTTAAGTTGTTGAGCCCCGAGTTTGTCCGTGATTTGAGTGAGATgcaagacaatgagatgcagGACGATGAGATGCAAGACGATGATCTTACTACTATCGGGGTGCCTAGAGTTGAAGATTGGCTTGCGATTAAGAGGATGAGTGGTTACCTCCAAAAGTTCCACCAGTTTATCCGTCTCGTCTCTGATGCCAAAAATGTCACTGCGCATTTATTTTTTAAGGAAATGTGCACTATCTTCAGTATGATTAAGCGGTTGGAGAGGGATGAAGATGATGCCAAAAGAAGTCTGGCAACGGAGATGAAGACAAGGCTTGGGAAGTATTGGTCCGAGGAAAAGGAGTTGAACCCAAAAATGAACAAGATTCTTTACATCGCTGCATTGTTAGATCCTAGACAGAAGATGAAACATGTGCAGTTATGTCTGAAGACCGTGTATGGTGATAATCGGGCAAATGAGTTGATGGAAGAGTTGACCAAGTCAATCAATGACTTGTTTGAGTTGTACCAGAAAGATATGACTCTGATTTTGGGTCAAACACCAACACCGGCAACACCAATGTCTGATATACATGTTCCTGATGACGATGACTCCAATGGGTCAGAGATCACTCGATACTTTGCGGAAGAGCTATACGAGACAAGGGCTAGTGAGGTTAATCATTTTGATATTCTTCAGTGGTGGTCGAGTTATGGCTCGTGCTTTCCCGTTTTGTCTGCTATGGCAAGAGATATCATGGCTATTCCAGTATCTAGTGTTGCTTCTAAGGTTGCGTTTAACACGGAGGGTCGTGTTCTATCCGAATTTAGAAGCTCTTTGCCTCCGAGGTATATCGAAGCTTTGATATGTGCTAAAAATTGGTTGTCTAGTTCCAGTGACAGTGACGATGAAGATGGTGAGTGA
- the LOC121769822 gene encoding BTB/POZ domain-containing protein NPY5-like isoform X1, translating to MQDIIYIKKMKFMKLGSKPDQFQNDGDNIRYVATELATDLIINVGDVKFYLHKFPLLSKSSHLQKLVGNANEENDEIRIDDIPGGPTALEICAKFCYGMVATLNAYNVVAARCAAEYLEMHEAVEKGNLIYKIDVFLTSSIFRSWKDSIILLQITRSHLPWSEELKIVSHCLDSIASKASIEPSRVDWSYTYNRKKLMSGNEQDPLWNGVRQQQTVPKDWWVEELCELQIDLYKRVISTIRAKGRVSADVIGDSLQAYVSRRLPGFSKGTIRGGDTLKYRYLVETITELLPTEMNSAPCSFLLKLLQASFVLGCGELGRRELMQKIALQLGEATVADFLIRSPNGEMALYNIDIVYDLVEQFVMQEHSDCSLDPKFNDMYPGFPSDAAKENVATFVDSYLAEAARDASLPLSRFLDLAAMVSSFPRQTHDRIYRAIDMFLKEHPEISKSDKKKMCRLMDCRKLSGEACAHVVQNERLPLRVVMQVLFFEHSRAAGGGSDHTMSIKALLPGGSYGSSRSGTTNTDDDWEGEQTSEEIKSLKAELASLRLKNGGGGAEKGGARGAKMVAKMWSNENSGSDTSGSLEESRSTPSRSSRRRPLS from the exons ATG CAAGATATCATATACATCAAGAAAATGAAGTTTATGAAGCTGGGCTCCAAACCTGATCAGTTTCAGAATGATGGGGACAATATCAG ATATGTAGCAACAGAGTTGGCCACTGATTTGATCATTAATGTTGGTGATGTCAAGTTCTATCTCCACAAG TTTCCTCTTCTCTCCAAGAGCTCTCACCTTCAGAAGCTCGTTGGCAACGCGAATGAAGAAAACGATGAAATTCGCATAGACGACATCCCGGGAGGACCTACTGCGCTTGAAATATGTGCCAAGTTCTGCTATGGCATGGTCGCCACGCTCAACGCCTACAACGTTGTTGCAGCACGCTGTGCAGCGGAGTATCTTGAAATGCACGAGGCTGTCGAGAAAGGAAACCTCATATACAAGATTGACGTCTTCCTCACCTCCAGCATCTTCCGAAGCTGGAAAGATTCCATAATCCTTCTCCAGATTACACGGTCTCATCTCCCCTGGTCCGAGGAGCTGAAGATCGTCAGCCACTGCCTCGATTCCATAGCTTCCAAGGCTTCCATCGAGCCTTCCAGAGTGGATTGGTCGTATACCTATAACCGGAAGAAGCTCATGTCCGGGAACGAACAGGATCCTCTCTGGAACGGTGTGAGGCAGCAGCAAACCGTGCCTAAAGACTGGTGGGTTGAGGAGCTTTGTGAGCTTCAGATTGATCTGTACAAACGCGTGATTTCAACGATACGTGCTAAAGGGAGAGTTTCTGCTGATGTGATCGGAGATTCGTTGCAAGCTTATGTCTCAAGAAGGCTCCCTGGCTTCAGCAAAGGCACTATACGAGGCGGAGACACACTCAAGTACCGATACTTGGTTGAAACCATCACGGAGTTGCTGCCAACGGAGATGAACTCTGCACCGTGTAGTTTCCTGCTCAAGTTACTGCAAGCTTCGTTCGTGTTGGGATGTGGAGAGCTTGGGAGACGGGAGCTGATGCAGAAAATCGCCCTGCAGCTCGGGGAAGCAACCGTAGCTGATTTTCTGATCCGTTCGCCTAATGGTGAGATGGCCTTATATAACATAGACATAGTGTATGACTTGGTTGAGCAGTTTGTGATGCAAGAACACAGCGACTGCTCTCTCGATCCCAAGTTTAACGACATGTACCCGGGATTCCCCTCCGATGCTGCCAAGGAAAACGTCGCTACCTTTGTGGATAGTTATCTGGCTGAAGCTGCACGAGACGCCTCGTTGCCTCTGTCCAGATTTCTCGACCTAGCAGCGATGGTCTCGAGCTTTCCAAGACAGACGCACGACAGAATCTACCGCGCCATTGACATGTTTCTCAAG GAGCACCCGGAGATTAGTAAGAGCGACAAGAAGAAGATGTGCCGGTTGATGGATTGCAGGAAGCTATCGGGCGAGGCGTGTGCGCATGTTGTGCAAAACGAGAGGCTCCCGTTGCGGGTTGTTATGCAGGTTCTCTTCTTCGAGCATAGCCGGGCAGCTGGAGGAGGCAGTGATCACACAATGTCTATTAAGGCCTTGCTTCCCGGTGGGTCGTATGGGAGCTCGAGGTCTGGCACGACCAACACTGATGACGACTGGGAGGGCGAGCAGACGTCCGAGGAGATTAAGTCGTTGAAGGCCGAGCTGGCTTCGTTGAGGCTGAAAAACGGAGGAGGCGGAGCAGAGAAGGGCGGGGCCAGAGGAGCGAAGATGGTGGCGAAGATGTGGTCGAACGAGAACAGCGGCTCGGACACGTCGGGGAGCTTGGAGGAGAGTAGATCTACGCCTTCAAGGAGTAGTAGGAGACGCCCTTTGTCATAG
- the LOC121769698 gene encoding formin-like protein 6: MKAHCIITIFFILSFAAHSKLINEEKHNKRKRIRILHHPFFPYTPSPPPPPDQDRPFFHSLPADQSHQTPPAPPRQSNSIKKLAIAVSSAMLVLAMVSAVAFVVYSRRSKQRHESQKLVGGNEEPALPPPSNFLYIGTVEPSAASVLSEGGDDASASPYRKLNSAKRFSRYRPSPDLQPLPPLTKPPPPPPAISSPPPMPSSDDESHDTIFYTPQGSSVSHESPSSRHNHTNRVAHSKRSSPKSRLSASSQDTKPVTIPSIKPPSPPPPPNSQKRNKLARPPPPPPPLLPPLSSIAIKYGDVQHSKPPPFSNKVIKQETKSPSPKSTFTDSSTVKVDVEDSGGSKPKLKPLHWDKVRATSDRVTVWDQLNSSSFQLNEDAMESLFGFNSANSVPKDATKKSATEQEIRVLDPKKSQNIAILLRALNVTREEVAQALLDGNTEELWPELLETLVKMAPTKEEEIKLKDCQAESSKLGSAERFLKAILDIPFAFKRVEAMLYRANFHTEVAYLRNSFQTLEEASEELKNSRMFLKLLEAVLRTGNRMNDGTNRGDARAFKLDTLLKLVDIKGTDGKTSLLHFVVQEIIRAEGTDSDPASEITTNFKSKEEEFKKQGLHIVAGLSKEIGSVKKAAGMDSDVLSSYVSKLEMGLQKVGLVMQHERQSSQGKFFSSMKEFLEEATDEIARIKAEERKALSLVKKVTEYFHGNAAKEEAHPFRIFMIVRDFLSILDNVCKDVGRMHDSATIGAGRSFRIQATASLPVLDRYHTNPREDSTC, encoded by the exons ATGAAAGCTCATTGTATCATCACCATTTTCTTCATCCTCTCATTTGCTGCACACTCCAAACTCATCAATGAAGAGAAACACAACAAGAGGAAGAGAATTAGGATTCTGCACCACCCATTCTTCCCATACACTCCCTCTCCGCCGCCTCCTCCCGACCAAGACCGCCCATTCTTCCACTCACTTCCAGCGGATCAGAGCCACCAAACTCCACCCGCACCACCGCGGCAGAGCAATTCGATCAAGAAGCTCGCCATCGCAGTCTCCTCCGCGATGCTGGTGCTGGCGATGGTGTCGGCCGTGGCGTTCGTCGTCTACAGCCGCCGCAGCAAGCAACGCCACGAATCGCAGAAGCTCGTTGGTGGGAACGAGGAGCCGGCATTGCCGCCGCCCTCCAACTTCCTCTACATCGGCACGGTGGAGCCATCCGCCGCGAGCGTGCTCAGCGAGGGCGGGGACGATGCCTCGGCCTCGCCCTACAGGAAGCTGAACTCGGCCAAGCGATTCAGCCGCTACAGGCCGAGTCCGGACCTGCAGCCTCTGCCGCCGCTGACTAAGCCGCCCCCTCCTCCTCCGGCCATCAGCTCGCCGCCGCCGATGCCGTCCTCCGACGACGAGAGCCACGACACCATCTTCTACACGCCACAAGGCTCGTCGGTGAGCCACGAGTCGCCTAGCTCGCGCCACAACCACACCAACAGAGTAGCTCATTCCAAGAGAAGTTCACCTAAATCACGCCTCTCAGCATCATCTCAGGATACAAAGCCGGTCACCATACCCTCCATTAAGCCGCCTtctccgccaccgccgccgaATTCTCAAAAAAGGAACAAACTTGCACGTCCGccaccgcctcctcctcctctgctGCCACCGTTATCATCAATCGCAATTAAATATGGAGATGTACAACATTCCAAACCACCACCATTTTCCAATAAAGTGATAAAACAAGAGACAAAGAGTCCTAGTCCCAAATCAACTTTCACTGACAGTTCAACAGTGAAAGTAGATGTAGAGGACAGTGGTGGATCCAAACCAAAACTGAAGCCTCTGCATTGGGACAAAGTACGAGCCACCTCGGACCGAGTCACAGTTTGGGACCAGTTGAACTCCAGCTCCTTCCA GTTAAATGAGGATGCTATGGAATCCCTTTTCGGGTTCAATTCTGCGAATTCGGTTCCAAAAGATGCAACTAAAAAGTCAGCCACGGAGCAGGAGATCAGAGTGTTGGATCCGAAGAAGTCCCAGAACATCGCCATCCTGTTACGTGCGTTGAATGTCACCAGAGAAGAGGTTGCTCAAGCACTTCTAGATG GAAATACAGAGGAATTGTGGCCTGAGCTGTTGGAGACTTTGGTGAAGATGGCACCAACCAAGGAGGAAGAGATCAAACTCAAAGACTGCCAGGCTGAAAGCTCGAAATTGGGTTCAGCAGAGCGATTCCTCAAGGCGATTCTTGATATACCGTTCGCCTTCAAAAGAGTGGAGGCCATGCTTTATAGAGCCAACTTCCACACAGAAGTAGCATACCTGAGAAACTCTTTTCAAACACTGGAG GAAGCAAGTGAGGAATTGAAGAATAGCCGCATGTTCCTAAAGTTGCTTGAAGCTGTTCTACGGACAGGGAACCGCATGAATGATGGCACGAATCGTGGCGATGCGAGAGCCTTCAAATTGGACACATTGCTAAAACTAGTAGACATAAAAGGCACAGATGGTAAGACAAGCTTACTTCACTTTGTTGTCCAAGAGATAATCAGAGCAGAAGGCACGGATTCGGATCCAGCAAGTGAAATTACAACAAATTTCAAGTCTAAAGAAGAGGAGTTCAAGAAGCAAGGACTGCACATCGTGGCCGGGCTGAGTAAAGAGATCGGCAGTGTCAAAAAGGCAGCAGGAATGGACTCGGACGTACTTAGCAGCTACGTCTCTAAGCTTGAAATGGGACTCCAAAAGGTCGGTTTGGTCATGCAACACGAGAGGCAAAGCAGTCAAGGAAAATTCTTCAGTTCAATGAAAGAGTTTCTTGAAGAGGCTACTGATGAAATCGCGAGAATCAAGGCTGAAGAGAGGAAAGCATTGTCACTGGTGAAAAAGGTGACTGAGTATTTTCATGGAAATGCTGCGAAAGAGGAGGCTCATCCGTTCAGGATTTTCATGATCGTACGCGATTTTCTCTCTATACTGGATAACGTGTGCAAGGATGTCGGGAGAATGCATGATAGCGCAACGATAGGGGCAGGGAGATCGTTCAGGATACAAGCGACTGCATCGTTGCCAGTGCTCGATAGATACCACACAAATCCGAGGGAAGATAGCACCTGTTAA
- the LOC121772670 gene encoding putative pentatricopeptide repeat-containing protein At1g16830 yields MIQLICKRAHSFALVHQLASPIHCPPVTNYKESVFKDSINQGAKATTLSPQIVLTTLQNCPSDLVALSFFLWCARQPNYFHDNLGFDHMVGVTSNLTQKYGTVRVIIEELESIGCFTKAQTLLLLMRIYWRGAKYDMVLQAFKVMCGYGYVPNTYARNIVVDVLFKIGEVDEALSFLEGTQAPNFLSFNISICNLCRLGEVDKVKSVFRRMLSRGYYMNPETYAMVLNCFCKFGRLEEALQLLGMMVVLGAPVSVNVWSILIDGYCRSGSVKVAAYIFEKMVAVGCSPNIVTCTSLIKAFLESQMAEEAFKLLATLISKGCFPDLVLCNVLIDRLSKIGHYMGAFEVYFSLRDLNLKPDCYTYSSLVTLMDLSGQYAHLPSITSGLAVQPDLVLCNCLLSYFCKSAYPEGAIEFYDIMIDIGFIPDKYSFAAVLSALCRLGRLHDAVNVYHGFIHNYPGIDARIHSIVINALAKSGRFNQVKRIFRKARDEKFPLDAVSYNVAIYVLIRVGQMEEANCMFNEMKEMEVVPNKRTYNLILSGFCKNSDIHAVKHILKEMKGANIAMEYHAFRLIKKHFSHSSDSVFSDLALANLRLPRGGEVVSPIGDGVVLVNRHASNDNVNATDSERSSSDEEFDAIVSVLS; encoded by the coding sequence ATGATTCAGTTAATATGTAAACGGGCACATTCTTTCGCTTTAGTACACCAACTAGCTTCACCAATTCACTGCCCCCCAGTTACAAATTACAAAGAATCGGTCTTCAAAGATTCAATCAATCAGGGTGCTAAAGCCACAACTCTCTCGCCTCAAATTGTGTTGACGACTCTGCAGAACTGCCCTTCTGATTTAGTTGCTCTGAGCTTTTTCCTGTGGTGTGCGCGTCAGCCTAATTACTTTCATGATAATCTTGGATTTGATCACATGGTGGGCGTGACATCAAATTTGACCCAAAAATATGGGACTGTGAGAGTCATTATTGAGGAATTGGAGAGCATCGGTTGCTTCACAAAGGCACAGACTTTGCTGCTTTTGATGAGAATTTACTGGCGTGGAGCCAAGTACGATATGGTATTACAGGCTTTTAAAGTGATGTGTGGCTATGGTTATGTACCGAATACTTACGCAAGAAACATTGTTGTCGATGTCTTGTTCAAGATTGGGGAGGTTGACGAAGCCCTCAGTTTTTTGGAGGGAACTCAGGCCCCAAATTTTCTGAGCTTCAACATTTCCATCTGTAACTTGTGCAGGCTCGGTGAGGTTGATAAAGTTAAAAGTGTCTTTAGGCGTATGTTGTCGAGAGGGTATTATATGAACCCTGAGACCTATGCAATGGTGTTGAATTGTTTCTGCAAATTCGGGAGGTTGGAGGAGGCTTTGCAGCTGCTTGGAATGATGGTGGTTTTGGGTGCACCTGTTTCTGTAAATGTATGGAGCATATTGATTGATGGTTACTGCAGGTCGGGTTCAGTCAAGGTTGCAGCTTATATATTTGAGAAAATGGTGGCTGTTGGTTGTTCACCAAACATCGTGACTTGCACATCATTGATCAAAGCATTTTTAGAATCTCAAATGGCTGAAGAAGCATTTAAGCTCCTTGCCACTTTAATATCCAAAGGTTGTTTCCCTGATCTTGTGCTGTGTAATGTATTGATTGATCGCCTATCTAAGATTGGGCATTACATGGGTGCATTTGAAGTTTACTTTAGTTTGAGAGATCTAAATTTAAAGCCGGATTGTTACACTTATTCGTCTCTTGTAACTCTAATGGATCTGTCTGGGCAGTATGCTCATCTACCCTCCATTACGAGTGGACTTGCAGTGCAACCTGACCTGGTGCTCTGCAATTGCCTCCTAAGCTATTTCTGCAAGTCTGCTTATCCAGAGGGTGCTATCGAGTTCTATGATATAATGATAGACATAGGGTTTATACCAGACAAATATAGTTTTGCGGCAGTGTTGAGTGCGTTGTGCAGGTTGGGTAGGTTACATGATGCAGTGAATGTTTACCATGGATTTATTCACAACTATCCAGGTATCGATGCTCGCATCCACTCTATAGTCATTAACGCACTTGCAAAATCAGGTAGGTTTAATCAAGTTAAGAGAATATTCAGGAAAGCTAGAGATGAGAAGTTCCCATTAGATGCTGTGTCATACAATGTTGCCATTTATGTACTCATTAGAGTTGGTCAGATGGAGGAAGCTAACTGTATGTTTAACGAAATGAAGGAGATGGAGGTAGTGCCAAATAAGCGGACGTATAATCTGATACTCTCTGGTTTCTGCAAGAATAGTGATATTCATGCGGTTAAACACATCCTGAAGGAAATGAAAGGTGCAAATATTGCAATGGAGTATCATGCATTCAGATTGATTAAAAAACATTTTTCTCACTCCTCCGACTCTGTTTTTTCTGACCTCGCTTTGGCAAATTTGAGGTTGCCTAGAGGGGGTGAAGTGGTGTCGCCTATAGGCGATGGAGTGGTGTTGGTAAATCGGCATGCATCAAATGATAATGTGAATGCCACGGACTCTGAAAGATCGAGCTCTGATGAGGAATTTGATGCTATTGTTTCTGTGTTGAGTTAG
- the LOC121772671 gene encoding BTB/POZ and TAZ domain-containing protein 4-like — protein MNYKNEECLEKALPLPPPLPSHKIGMLTSGFKRREGCICAHTAANNSDRLFDEAYRADISISTEDGGVIYAHASILGMASPVFKAMLTKPKGRGQRKPRSILIRGVPSEAVSVFIRFLYSSCYEEGKMRTFALPLLALSHAYAVGELKHLCERWLETKLMNIENVVDIFQLALLCDSPRLSIMCHRFIVSNIKAVVSTEGWHDMRMSHPALEKELIESLTDDEAIRKIRKRKQNERNIYMQLYEAMEAIVHIFRDGCRTIGPHDKAPRDDQGPCEYPACKSLEALVRHFAGCKMRSSGRCIHCKRMWQILELHSRLCPTRDGCSVPLCRNFRQRRRRQSKKDDVRWRILVKKIVRSKSITGGPFLSLDST, from the exons ATGAATTACAAAAATGAGGAATGTTTGGAGAAGGCATTGCCTCTTCCACCTCCATTGCCCTCTCACAAAATAGGAATGTTAACAAGTGGATTCAAGAGGAGGGAGGGTTGCATCTGTGCTCATACTGCTGCAAATAATTCGGATCGCCTCTTCGATGAGGCTTATCGAGCTGATATCTCCATCTCGACTGAAGATGGTGGCGTCATCTACGCGCATGCCAGTATTCTT GGCATGGCTTCTCCAGTCTTCAAGGCTATGCTAACCAAACCGAAAGGCCGAGGTCAAAGAAAACCGCGATCAATCCTAATTCGTGGAGTTCCATCTGAAGCAGTTAGTGTTTTCATCCGGTTCTTATATTCATCGTG CTatgaagaaggaaaaatgaggacATTCGCACTGCCCTTGTTGGCGCTGTCACATGCATATGCCGTTGGGGAACTAAAGCATCTATGTGAGCGTTGGCTGGAGACAAAATTGATGAACATCGAGAATGTAGTTGATATCTTTCAACTTGCTTTGCTGTGTGACTCTCCCCGGCTGAGCATCATGTGCCATCGCTTCATTGTGTCGAACATCAAGGCAGTAGTATCCACGGAAGGGTGGCACGACATGAGAATGAGCCACCCAGCCCTAGAAAAGGAACTAATCGAGTCTTTGACCGATGATGAAGCT ATACGAAAGATCAGGAAGAGGAAGCAGAATGAGAGGAATATATACATGCAGCTATACGAAGCAATGGAGGCGATAGTTCACATATTCAGAGACGGATGTCGGACCATTGGGCCGCACGATAAGGCCCCACGAGATGATCAAGGCCCCTGTGAATACCCGGCTTGTAAGAGCCTTGAAGCACTCGTCCGCCACTTTGCTGGATGCAAGATGAGAAGCTCCGGTAGATGCATCCATTGCAAGCGAATGTGGCAAATCTTGGAACTGCACTCGCGTCTTTGCCCTACCCGGGATGGTTGCAGTGTACCACTGTGCAG AAATTTTaggcagaggaggaggagacAGAGCAAGAAAGACGATGTTAGATGGAGAATTTTGGTGAAGAAAATAGTGAGATCAAAGAGTATAACTGGAGGTCCTTTTCTCTCATTGGATTCAACATAA
- the LOC121769822 gene encoding BTB/POZ domain-containing protein NPY5-like isoform X2 has protein sequence MKFMKLGSKPDQFQNDGDNIRYVATELATDLIINVGDVKFYLHKFPLLSKSSHLQKLVGNANEENDEIRIDDIPGGPTALEICAKFCYGMVATLNAYNVVAARCAAEYLEMHEAVEKGNLIYKIDVFLTSSIFRSWKDSIILLQITRSHLPWSEELKIVSHCLDSIASKASIEPSRVDWSYTYNRKKLMSGNEQDPLWNGVRQQQTVPKDWWVEELCELQIDLYKRVISTIRAKGRVSADVIGDSLQAYVSRRLPGFSKGTIRGGDTLKYRYLVETITELLPTEMNSAPCSFLLKLLQASFVLGCGELGRRELMQKIALQLGEATVADFLIRSPNGEMALYNIDIVYDLVEQFVMQEHSDCSLDPKFNDMYPGFPSDAAKENVATFVDSYLAEAARDASLPLSRFLDLAAMVSSFPRQTHDRIYRAIDMFLKEHPEISKSDKKKMCRLMDCRKLSGEACAHVVQNERLPLRVVMQVLFFEHSRAAGGGSDHTMSIKALLPGGSYGSSRSGTTNTDDDWEGEQTSEEIKSLKAELASLRLKNGGGGAEKGGARGAKMVAKMWSNENSGSDTSGSLEESRSTPSRSSRRRPLS, from the exons ATGAAGTTTATGAAGCTGGGCTCCAAACCTGATCAGTTTCAGAATGATGGGGACAATATCAG ATATGTAGCAACAGAGTTGGCCACTGATTTGATCATTAATGTTGGTGATGTCAAGTTCTATCTCCACAAG TTTCCTCTTCTCTCCAAGAGCTCTCACCTTCAGAAGCTCGTTGGCAACGCGAATGAAGAAAACGATGAAATTCGCATAGACGACATCCCGGGAGGACCTACTGCGCTTGAAATATGTGCCAAGTTCTGCTATGGCATGGTCGCCACGCTCAACGCCTACAACGTTGTTGCAGCACGCTGTGCAGCGGAGTATCTTGAAATGCACGAGGCTGTCGAGAAAGGAAACCTCATATACAAGATTGACGTCTTCCTCACCTCCAGCATCTTCCGAAGCTGGAAAGATTCCATAATCCTTCTCCAGATTACACGGTCTCATCTCCCCTGGTCCGAGGAGCTGAAGATCGTCAGCCACTGCCTCGATTCCATAGCTTCCAAGGCTTCCATCGAGCCTTCCAGAGTGGATTGGTCGTATACCTATAACCGGAAGAAGCTCATGTCCGGGAACGAACAGGATCCTCTCTGGAACGGTGTGAGGCAGCAGCAAACCGTGCCTAAAGACTGGTGGGTTGAGGAGCTTTGTGAGCTTCAGATTGATCTGTACAAACGCGTGATTTCAACGATACGTGCTAAAGGGAGAGTTTCTGCTGATGTGATCGGAGATTCGTTGCAAGCTTATGTCTCAAGAAGGCTCCCTGGCTTCAGCAAAGGCACTATACGAGGCGGAGACACACTCAAGTACCGATACTTGGTTGAAACCATCACGGAGTTGCTGCCAACGGAGATGAACTCTGCACCGTGTAGTTTCCTGCTCAAGTTACTGCAAGCTTCGTTCGTGTTGGGATGTGGAGAGCTTGGGAGACGGGAGCTGATGCAGAAAATCGCCCTGCAGCTCGGGGAAGCAACCGTAGCTGATTTTCTGATCCGTTCGCCTAATGGTGAGATGGCCTTATATAACATAGACATAGTGTATGACTTGGTTGAGCAGTTTGTGATGCAAGAACACAGCGACTGCTCTCTCGATCCCAAGTTTAACGACATGTACCCGGGATTCCCCTCCGATGCTGCCAAGGAAAACGTCGCTACCTTTGTGGATAGTTATCTGGCTGAAGCTGCACGAGACGCCTCGTTGCCTCTGTCCAGATTTCTCGACCTAGCAGCGATGGTCTCGAGCTTTCCAAGACAGACGCACGACAGAATCTACCGCGCCATTGACATGTTTCTCAAG GAGCACCCGGAGATTAGTAAGAGCGACAAGAAGAAGATGTGCCGGTTGATGGATTGCAGGAAGCTATCGGGCGAGGCGTGTGCGCATGTTGTGCAAAACGAGAGGCTCCCGTTGCGGGTTGTTATGCAGGTTCTCTTCTTCGAGCATAGCCGGGCAGCTGGAGGAGGCAGTGATCACACAATGTCTATTAAGGCCTTGCTTCCCGGTGGGTCGTATGGGAGCTCGAGGTCTGGCACGACCAACACTGATGACGACTGGGAGGGCGAGCAGACGTCCGAGGAGATTAAGTCGTTGAAGGCCGAGCTGGCTTCGTTGAGGCTGAAAAACGGAGGAGGCGGAGCAGAGAAGGGCGGGGCCAGAGGAGCGAAGATGGTGGCGAAGATGTGGTCGAACGAGAACAGCGGCTCGGACACGTCGGGGAGCTTGGAGGAGAGTAGATCTACGCCTTCAAGGAGTAGTAGGAGACGCCCTTTGTCATAG